In the Candidatus Methylomirabilis tolerans genome, one interval contains:
- the miaA gene encoding tRNA (adenosine(37)-N6)-dimethylallyltransferase MiaA — protein sequence MALAVAERVGGEIVAADSMQVYRGLDIGTAKPTAEERRRVPHHLLDLVDPGQPFTAADYVRWASAAIAEIRARGCLPIMVGGTGLYVRALFRGLFDGPGEMTPLRETLHQEAAQMGGAALHQRLDAIDPEAAAAIHPNDLFRIVRALEVAAASGRPISTLRAEARRNHIPVPGPVMTFGLERNRQELYQRIEARVEAMMSQGLLREVRNLLDRGYCATLKPLQAIGYRHMIGYLNGRTSLDEAVASLKRDTRRYAKRQLTWFRHENEIEWLTAEGSTMNERIFHVLVERIEGTWLRAA from the coding sequence ATGGCGCTCGCCGTGGCGGAGAGGGTGGGGGGTGAGATCGTCGCAGCCGACTCGATGCAGGTCTACCGCGGTCTTGACATCGGGACAGCCAAGCCAACCGCCGAGGAGCGAAGGCGCGTCCCGCATCACCTGCTGGACCTTGTGGACCCCGGCCAGCCCTTTACGGCGGCCGATTATGTGAGGTGGGCTTCCGCCGCGATCGCCGAGATCCGCGCTCGTGGATGCCTCCCGATCATGGTCGGGGGAACAGGTCTCTATGTCCGTGCGCTCTTTCGTGGCCTGTTTGATGGACCTGGGGAGATGACCCCACTCAGAGAAACGCTGCACCAGGAGGCCGCACAGATGGGTGGCGCGGCTCTTCACCAGCGACTCGATGCTATCGATCCCGAGGCGGCTGCGGCGATCCATCCCAACGATCTCTTTCGGATCGTACGGGCGCTTGAGGTGGCAGCTGCGAGTGGCCGTCCTATCTCCACCCTCAGGGCTGAGGCGCGCCGCAACCACATACCGGTTCCAGGACCTGTGATGACGTTCGGTCTTGAGCGAAACCGTCAGGAGCTGTATCAACGGATTGAGGCAAGGGTAGAGGCGATGATGAGTCAGGGATTGTTGCGTGAGGTCAGAAATCTGCTCGATCGGGGCTACTGCGCGACACTCAAGCCGCTACAAGCTATCGGATACCGCCATATGATCGGGTATCTGAACGGGCGGACCAGCCTTGATGAGGCGGTTGCCTCCCTCAAGCGCGACACGCGGCGGTATGCCAAACGTCAGCTTACCTGGTTCCGTCATGAAAACGAAATTGAGTGGCTTACCGCAGAGGGATCGACGATGAATGAGCGCATATTCCACGTGCTCGTTGAGCGAATCGAAGGTACATGGTTACGAGCGGCGTAG